One segment of Methylotuvimicrobium sp. KM2 DNA contains the following:
- the lexA gene encoding transcriptional repressor LexA: MQHFNLTRKQQEIFDFLLDQHDFAYPPTLDELCAAIGLKSRGSLHKHIQGLIKAGLIEAPNRKQRGIRLTAHALALKEPSANDQRNTLPLVGAIAAGKPIEAIENINYMHVPDQLKSEKPCYILQVKGESMIDEGIFDGDWVVIEQRSHALNGEIVVALIDKLEATLKIIEQYPHETILVPANPDLKPMRYKPHQVEIQGVLIGQMRSYRHKTPSRHLTGEKP, encoded by the coding sequence GTGCAGCATTTTAATTTAACCCGTAAGCAACAAGAAATCTTTGATTTTTTACTTGATCAACATGACTTTGCATATCCGCCTACGCTCGACGAATTATGCGCCGCTATCGGACTAAAATCGAGAGGCTCGCTGCATAAACATATTCAAGGACTCATTAAAGCCGGCCTAATTGAAGCTCCGAACCGAAAACAACGCGGCATCCGCTTAACAGCTCACGCCTTGGCACTGAAAGAACCTTCGGCTAACGATCAACGCAATACGCTACCGTTAGTCGGTGCAATCGCCGCCGGCAAACCGATCGAAGCCATTGAAAATATCAACTACATGCACGTCCCCGATCAACTCAAATCCGAAAAGCCTTGCTACATCCTACAGGTCAAAGGCGAATCGATGATCGACGAGGGTATTTTCGACGGCGACTGGGTCGTCATCGAACAACGCAGCCACGCCCTTAACGGCGAAATCGTCGTAGCATTGATCGACAAGTTGGAAGCCACGCTCAAAATCATCGAACAATACCCGCATGAAACGATACTGGTTCCAGCGAATCCCGACTTAAAGCCAATGCGCTATAAACCTCATCAAGTCGAAATTCAAGGCGTATTGATCGGGCAAATGCGCAGTTATCGGCACAAAACCCCATCCCGCCACCTAACCGGAGAAAAACCATGA